Within Aricia agestis chromosome Z, ilAriAges1.1, whole genome shotgun sequence, the genomic segment tagatacacagacagacatgcTTTCGAATATTTATGAAATGGGGATTTTTTTATGTCTAGCATGTTTGGACCACTGATAagtttttcttagattgatacTGTAGTTTGTACGTACCTGCTAGAATGTCTTTCTTTCTGGATTTTTCGCTACATTGGTCGCAGCGTGATGTTATGTAGCCTAATCCTTCCTCTATAAAAGGACTatccaaaacaaaaatattttttaaattcgaatcAGTTACCCGAGGTTAGCGCATCCAAAAAAGACAATATCTGAAGAGTTTGTCATATTGCCTTTTCATATTGTAGAATGTAGGTATAGATGTAGCTTTCGTTCAAACAattcactacataatattacggtAGACTTAGGAAAACTGATAACTGAtatgtttataaaaaatgattattataaataaaatgaaaattgtttcatttctgaataaagaaacaaatattttcagaacatCCTACGTGCTGCCTACTCGTACCACCGGTTtaggaactagcccggcgagaagaaccgggcTAACTAACCCGGGGACTAAAGAAAAAAGTAAAGTAGTAAACAAGTGAAGTTTTATTTTAGAAGGTAGCAAATGGTAATATTAGATCCACCAAccttgtttgaaaaaaaaataaacattttagatGAAAACTATGTTGATtttgatttagattttagattatTAGCTgcaggcataataattttacttgcaaaaattattttaacacatGCGATAGTTCAAATATAcgtatacttataaaaaatattttgtcgaaTCAACCCAAATCATGGGAGGCTTATAAGAGTAAAAAAagattattgtattattatgttttttttttgtaagttccAAATTACTGAAATAAAGCTATAATTCCTATTCGAATGTGTAACATTACATAATACGATAATATGCGGAATCAAATGCTGATTggaaacaaaacaaaagaaaagGGGAAATACAAAAGATGTTACACAATCCATATTCTTTTATCTATTTGCTGTTACGTTTCCAGTTACACAAGTTTAACAATTGGAGCGTGGTCGTATGCTTTTTTTGGTTGACATAATTACAGACATTTGTATGCCTGAAGTTGACATTTTTTCCGACCTAGTCACGACATCGACACTCAAAGCTTGTGCAAGAAAAAAAGGCAATTGCTTTGCATAAGCAATTATAACAGACCTATTTTTGACAATATTGGTTATAACTATATACgagtacgaataataaaaactaaggaaacgtaactctcaTACTTCAATTGTTTTGAAATTGGtttcttttcgcacactaataTGACAATAACAACgaaacactaagggcctgtttcaccacttcctgataagtgccgaataggctatcaaCCACTTAAATTGACAGGtgaagtatggaaaatctgtaaaaaaagttgtgaataccctattcgccactttatcaaaaagtggtgaaacaggccctagcctattcgtcacttatcaggaagtgctgAAACACACTCAAATGTACGGATCAAAGccgttgacataatatttaattgtcacttctatatttacacaaaaattattgtgtaccataaacctataatgctatattaagtctatgttgTGTACCGAGTaaatgcataaagtatgcatgtattcgggtcacattttgtcgACTCATGgccaaattttttgacacagttactcttccttagtttttattattcgtagggtaataataatgaataacttACGCAATTAACcacattttatataatgtgCCTATGAAAAAATTAACAACAACAGAATAAGAAAATGAAgaagatataatataaacaatgcAATGTCGTAAACTACTATGTTTAAAATTAGGATTATTTCACgacactaaaataaaatatatgaaattatGTTAACGATTTTGCTAGTAATTggattagaaataatttaatacaaacacCAACAATAATAAGACAGATAAAACTTAAACAACTAGTAACAAACTAAATATAGTAGAAACTTTACATTCAAAGATATAAAACCCTAACGATgattatattagtatataagtaatagtagataataactagatataatattttatacaatatattatacaactaaGCTTTCTACCGATTACGTAATTTTTGGTTGCACTATAGATAATGGCCTATTAAAAATTAAGTTAACTGCCGcgctcagagtggaacattgatgtaattaattcaaaattttgacataagccccatataatatctgtcaaactcttcattgaattgaaggttaatcgtaattaaatgtctctgagtacggcggtatatatatattatgtactaactaaataacaattaatttaatGGTAACTTTGAAATTATTGTTCGTCTAATAACAAGTGATAGAATACCAATATGtagtataaattaataattattataccaaaactaatataatattggaTAGCTCAAGTCAGACATTTATCGTTGCCCAGATAATCATATTATCCTCTATTATATATAAAACGAAACTAATATACTAAAGTTTCAACTCCACCTGTTTTTATAGTCTGTTGGATTCCCGCTTCCCGCGAGAAAGACACGGGTGAGTCATCATTTCCGCCGTCAGAAAGAAAAGCTGTACTGCCAATGTCGTTCCCGACTATAATGTTGCTTGGATCGTCAAAAGCGTTAATATTTCCACCATTACCATCGAATTCCGCGTCCGATCTGAAGGAAGAAGCGGCAGTTGGTAAACCACCAGCCGTTGGAGCTACGGATGAAAATGGATCGTTTTGCGAAAAGTTTTCGAGATTGTCGTACGAAGTTGGTTGGGGGCTAGCAAAAGGATCGTGGTTTTGTACCTGCGCTGTGCTCTGCTGTGGTATATCCGCAAATGGGTCTTCCTGGGCTGGGGCGGCGTTCCTGACAAAACCGAAGGTTCCAGAGAAAGATTGTGGTAAGGTATTGACGGAGGTGAACACGTCATCTTCATGGTCACTTCCCTCCTCTGTCACCTGGTATCCGGTCCCTGTTCCAGCTAAGCCCGCACCGGGTACAGCTCCGGGCAACGAATCGAAGACTTTCACCTGTTTAACTGTATGAACTACTCCGTGCACTTTGGGCGCATGAGGGATATTCGGGATAGACGAAGTGAACGGCGTATACTCGTGACTGTACGAGGGACCTTCGAAGCTCACTGGTGAATCGTAGTTAACCGTTGGAGGATCGTAGTTGACCGTTGGAGGATTGTAGTTGAAGGTGGGCGTTGGATCGTGGTGCTTGTGCTCGTGGCCATGATGTCCGTGATGGCCTTGATGGTGCCCGTGATGACCGTGATGGTGCCCTTGATGGCCGTGATGATGGCCGTGATGATGTCCGCTATGCCCGTGCCCACTTGAATGACCTTTCGAAACGTGATGTGTTGATGATTTCTTGTGATGATAATGGTGGCCGTGTCCGTGAGGTTTGTGGTggtgatgatggtgatgatgatgctcCTTCGGcttgtgatgatgatggtggATGGTTATGACTTTGGTGTGGTGATCATGATGGATGAACTCTGGTAAGTGAACTTTCACGTGGTCActgaaaaaaagaaataattcttAAAGGATAAAATAgagaaactaaatattatgtttttgtttatatttaatgaaataaatagttaataatattcgCATAGCACcaaacacatattttttaaacaacaattttatagcaaaaagctattaaaattaataacgtAAACGCAGTAGGTATTGAAAACATCCTTAATAAATTCGCCGTAGGCTTTGACTTGCATAAAAGATAAACATGTAAAACAAGCATTCTAATGTTCAGCCACTAAGATTGTTTTTTAACAAAAGAACTTACTGATGTTTTTCATGTCCACCAGCATCGATGTCAGCAAAAAACACCACTAACACAGTCAAACATTTAATAAACTCCATATTTGCAGTTCGTGGTATCAATATCACATTTTTACACAGCACATCGCGAGTTAACACCTAGCGGATTGGACAACCGAGTGAGATgaccatttattttatttcacttaAATAAACCTGAATTGTCAACAAAAAGACACAATAGACGGCAGCGTTCGAGCGTGCAACACCTTACTCGTTACCGCTCCGTTACTGAACTTACAACTCTGCTACGGTAtaataaaatcgattttttactACCGTCGTTAGTCGCAGACCCAATTTTTGTACCTGTATAATAACTATTTCACTACCGTTCCAAAACAACGCATTCGATTAGGCCCGCTGGATGCCGTAACACAATTGCATTTCATTTCAAATTGGTTGGTTATAGTGCGTTTATTGGATCAGTTCCGTTAAGTCGTTATACTTTGACTTTATTtggtaaattaaaatatattactggTATTTGGTAATTGCTATTTCGTCATCCTTTTTGGCAATACCATAGTAGCAAATACTGCGTAGCGTTAATATATTCTATTTTTGCGCATCTAATTATATGCGCTCATTTTAaggggttccgtagtcaacaaggtacccttatagtttcggtctgtccgtccgtatgtccgtctgtctgtccgtctgtctgtccgtctgtctgtctgtctgtctgtctgtctgtttgtctgtctgtctgtctgtccgcggttttgctcagagactataggacctacaaagctgtaatttagcATGAATGGTTGAATggacatattaatgatgccgacaaaatggtacatgaaatctttaaatttttttttatggtaggtaccttctttacacatcaagcggggatgaattatttttttcgcgtccaccccatcgtgtagAATGttgttggatttttttttaaatattatgagtattcatagatcattttttgAATTAGGGATCCGttagtgaaatattaagttttaatgtggaaaaaatcgtcCAATCCCCTTCTAGCAgataaacggttgcttctggaaatgtgaaaaaactcacaggagtaggaaatatgctgaatttaaaaggaaaactatcacggctaagaagacttcataagttattgagtaatagtggattaactaaaaaaatatattcggcgaagtataaaggaacttttcgttcaaatttctttgaaagtaactgagatgatgttgttagtagtgtaaaacacgttataaatgtacattcattgaccatacaataatttaaaaactagcggtactacggagccctatattgcgcgtggcccgacacgcgcttggctggttttttttattttaggcaCAGTTGGCTaaatttaataactttttttaactaaacaaaaaaatcttatttaataataagagTACATATTAATGACAGGTGAcaacaaacatacataataatatataagggacacataataCACACCCTAATGAGTACCTGAAGTACGCGTTGTAAACctagagtataataatatatatatatatatatatatatatatatatatatatatatatatatatatatatatatatatatatatatatatattaatacgtgagccaaaaactttgtgtcccttttgacgaaaaatggggaaaagtaggtgaatgaaattttacacAGTTGTAGtctatatggtgaaggagtgcatcgagctaatattattttgaaattaagtatgcttttatttgaaactaaggtcgaatttcgaccatattgggcgatctctagtaataaatattctttattgtgcacacgcTAAGAAGTAAAATTACAACATATATTCTCGATCGGATATTTTCGATCTCACTAAAGGTAAaataaatgcataataattattgattttagaACCCTTCTTAGTTCAAATTTCATTACTCCGTACCTACTAAAACGCAATGGAGTGAATTAACCACAAAATTGCTAAAATCTATTTGTATATGGCGTCAAAATTTGTGGTTGTCCTTGTCTATATTACAATCTGCGGTTttaaggaaaattattattaacaaatataaaaggtcaaagaaaaaatgtattttaatgtaggtattaatttagaaatactttttaataaataatgattaattGTTTATTGTTAAAAACTAGATACAAACTAAGATgaagttataaattaataaagatgaTACAATTTAACAAAAACACTTATTTCCATAaatatttactacaaaataacattaaatgaTACAATgatcaaaaattcataattaattaaCAAGGCAACTACATGAAAAGGAAATGAAATATACTATCTAaagaaaaaagcaaaaaaatatcacaaaaaacgaaaatataacattactaaataactaagtaataatatctaataataatcttaaaataataaaacaatgttcaAACAAACCAAACAGTGTCAAATACCAATTGACAGAAACCGTAGCGAAAAGTGATTACGtgactagaaaaaaaaaacaaaaaataaagtacggtaaacaataacaaacctttatttttacacaaaatctttcttttattattaaaatagtcttttattaatttttaatgtttacgCTTCGctctttaaaataaaagaagccTACCTActctcatttatttttattcagtgCCTCTCGCCATAAAAAGTTTGTGTCACTTTTCCTGTTTCCATTCCATATTTACTGATAATATTAACTAAACTAAGATAATTTAGTAAATTTTAGtaaatcaaaaataaataaacaatctTTGGTTAGAACtggaaagttttaattttttaattaatttaattaaattgaggAAAGCGTTGACAAGCTAAAAAATGTCgtcttaataattaaaaactgaaaatatttaagaaaatgcaTGTTTAAAAATCGGTGACTTATAAACAGAGATCAatgaaaaaaacaatttaaactgcctttaaaataaaaaatacatacagccgaacgtattacctcctcctttttggaagttggtcgAAAAATGAGATAAAATCTTAGATAGCTAACGCACACATAAAATAACTTAAGATTAGCTTTGTACATTCATCCAAATATTTTTCCCACGCCGGTTGAAAGTGTGTAGACGGTTGACAAACGGCGCATTTCTTGCAGACGACTTCACTTCAATTGTAGTTCTGAAAATAAAACAGTATTTTGAACCCAAAAACCCTGGAAAAAAACATTGAACATTAATTGGGGATGAACGGACAGTGAGAGACCAAAGTTAATGaatgataataaaaaagttataaattgAAGGTAACCTTAACTAAAATTGTATGAAACTTACAAAAACAAgtgaaattctaaaaaaaaacatgtaaaattATGCTAAGATGACTTCAGGCTGGCACTGTCAAAAAGATGTTTATATtatagcttttgcccgcggcttcgctcgcgttaagaagtattattatatacaaactttcatcccctattttaaccccttgaggttggaatttatcaaaatcctttcttagctgaTGCCTATGTcgacatctacctgcatgccaaatttcagcccgatccgtccagtggtttgggctggggttgatagatcactatgtcaatcagtcagtcacctttgagttttatatatatatatatatatatatatatatatatatatatatatatatatatatatatatatatatatatatatatatatatatatagaagattgCGACTTTTGTGACTGGTGACTTCTGAAACGCTCTAACTCCAAGggtgataatatttattaccatCGAAGAATTTGATGAATTTTGAAaactgattcataggcagttgacggacttaCGTCACTCGGTCAGGTTATGTcagttaaatatttcaaatcgcgatctgtcggctaggtttgacacAACGCagccaaattacgtaggtccaccgcgggtaccgttcttgagttacagcctggagacaaacagacagacggacagacatcgatgtctAGTTATAGgatatcctttgggtacggaaccttaaaaattaagaaatgagCGCTAAAAGGCCACATATATTATTTAGAATGTATGAAGACCAGTGGAGTAAAAGCGTAAAATCAGCTGAAGTGTTGATAGACAAAACCGTATACTGAGAATATAGAGAAATTGGTAAATAGAGGATCATCCTTTACCTCTTTAGTCTCGTCTATAAAGCGGCCTGATGTGCTTGCTCGGGAATCCTGGAATATCGTGCGGCACATCTGGAATCTCCAGGGGCAATTCCAGGGGGACATCCGGCAGGAATTCTGGAATTCCAATCCCTGGAATTGGCTGGCTGTGCGCCCCAGCTGGGGGATCCAGATGCATGTGGTGGAAATGCTCGTGCTCCTCCGACGGTAGACCCAACTCGTGGTCGTGGTGGGTGTGATGATGATGGATGGTCTTGTACACTGTGTGCGTGTGCTTGATCTTCTTCACCTTGTATGGAACGTGGATGACAACCTTTTTGGTCCGCCTGTAAGAAAACGCATAATATTTACGTCAGGGTTCCCTAAAACAATCTTATTGTATCACTATCAAGCAAAtgttttgtgagtagcttcattttgataagacgaacaacatttttatctgcgaaaaacctcgtaagtggtagctaacagagatagaaaggatttcatactttgatttgatggccCTTTTCCtattcctaaaatatggattgttctctttataggacaatgttactcttaaataatttaagagttatattgataggttaatagttatataattattatataactattaacctatcaatatacaagaTATCAGCTGGTTTCGGgtttcgttttagggttctgtaatcaacaaaacttggttgactactcacaaaaaaatatcttgatagtaataaaaaaatatgttctagggaaccctgtctatattatagtattttggGTACAAGTGGtgtaacattaattattgtcgaactcagagacatttaatgatgattaaacttcaatttaattaagagtttgacagataatatttggaccttttttgtaattatgacgtgggagagccatgcttcggcacgaatgggccggctcgaccggggaaataccacgtcctcacagaaaaccggcgtgaaacagcgcttgcgctgtgtttcgccgagtgagtgagtttaccggaggcccaatcccctatcctattcccttccctaccctcccttattccgttccctttccatccctaccttcccctattaccctattccctcttaaaaggccggcaacgcacctgcagctcttctgatgctgcgagtgtccatgggcgacggaagttgctttccatcaggtcgtCGTTGTTCcatcgtttgctcgtttgcccccttatctcataaaaaaaattatgttcgtctctgagtgcgacagttGGCAGTTAAGGTGgttttcggatctttgccgcgagcgaccgcgaccgatagaaattcaaataaaatgctactctTATGACATACACTATAGGCATCATTTTCTATTGACATTTGTGTGGCGACCCACGCtcccgccggcggcggcggcgtaaaagctagtagcgtagtaaaatgaaacctatagcctatgtcataaagtggcatttcgtttaaattttcgtcggtcgcggtcgctcgcagcaaagatccgaaagccacctttagagATTTCAAATAGATGACTCCCACAACTCCATTACGACTTACGACAAAAATTCGAATATCGCGGGAACTAACTATCCCATGTCCCTTCCTTTGTACGTTtctatttccataccaaattttatcttaATCCACTAAGCCGtttagacagacacactttcgcatttattatgttAGTAAGGATTCGAGTAAAGTGTCATCAAATCAGAATATTACTATCCATAGCGCATAATAAGCTATTTTCACATTAACTACGATATTAGAAAatgtacaaataataaattgtagcGCATTACGTACTCATGATACGTTGACATTCACTGTATTAACGCGAATAGACTACAATAATCGCTTTCATTAAACAATGTCATTTGATGTTACTtatgatttgaaaaaattataaacagcAGTTTGGATATTTCCTTGCATCGCGTTTGTTCCTTGTGCGTTGTCACGACAGTTCCTACACGGTTATATTGAACGTAATACTACACATTTACTTTAATATTGCTTGTTAAATTTCTCCATTGTTAGAATATAGAATGACTCATGCCTTATTCGACATTTCGCGTTTGAAAAAATTCGTTGAGAAATCCGagaattttttttgcaaaaacagttgatacttgatagcgtatattatgttacaaggTCAGAAATGTTTagcttagatattattatgatcataaaAAGTGATGATAGTGGTGACAGCCACAAGATAGAAAGCAATGTATAGCACAGagcgttatataatattattggtctAATTCTGTGGATGTGTAGTATATTGAAGATCTTTAAAATTACGCGAGTTGATGCCTATGCCAAAGCATTTCAAGTatgcttttaaataaaatagctaAGATATTTTCAATCAGAAACTGTATCAAAATCGTTGATGCAGTTTCGGACTTCGGAGTCATCATTGGTTAAGAATTAAGTTATGTTGTATGGCAAAGTAACAAATAAATGGAAGGAATAAAAaaagcggggctaaaatggtcgctttggagaataatataatattatattatgaatcataataggtatgattcatttttttaaagtcgcaaaatggtcactctgcttgcaattcatgtctagtaactCCTACTGATTTGACaaattcgtcagtttgacagttttgacaattcatttgctgaattgattcaGAGGAATTGcttaatgtgaccattttagctgATCAGTGCAGCCAGTAAAGTGTGCTCCGTGGACCTTCGCAAATGCTATTAGGGGCTCAGCGAGCGATACAcgaattgtttttagaaatatcATCAGACACCATCGTCCATCACGGATACATCTCATTTTTGAATATGAGaaaacattctttttttttggGGTCCgccagaaatgttacttattAAAAGGGTTCTGCCAACAAAAAACTTTGAGAATCGCTGGATTAGTGATTCTACAGAAACTCACCCCTCTGCTGTGACGAGTATAGCCAGGAAGACAGCGAGACAAAATAACAGCTGAAAAAGAAAATCAACACTTATTAGTGTTTAAAATACTGGCAGCTAAAATAGTAAaa encodes:
- the LOC121739382 gene encoding la-related protein Larp4B-like: MEFIKCLTVLVVFFADIDAGGHEKHHDHVKVHLPEFIHHDHHTKVITIHHHHHKPKEHHHHHHHHHKPHGHGHHYHHKKSSTHHVSKGHSSGHGHSGHHHGHHHGHQGHHHGHHGHHQGHHGHHGHEHKHHDPTPTFNYNPPTVNYDPPTVNYDSPYTPFTSSIPNIPHAPKVHGVVHTVKQVKVFDSLPGAVPGAGLAGTGTGYQVTEEGSDHEDDVFTSVNTLPQSFSGTFGFVRNAAPAQEDPFADIPQQSTAQVQNHDPFASPQPTSYDNLENFSQNDPFSSVAPTAGGLPTAASSFRSDAEFDGNGGNINAFDDPSNIIVGNDIGSTAFLSDGGNDDSPVSFSREAGIQQTIKTGGVETLVY
- the LOC121739308 gene encoding uncharacterized protein LOC121739308, translating into MDCRKVLLFCLAVFLAILVTAEGRTKKVVIHVPYKVKKIKHTHTVYKTIHHHHTHHDHELGLPSEEHEHFHHMHLDPPAGAHSQPIPGIGIPEFLPDVPLELPLEIPDVPHDIPGFPSKHIRPLYRRD